A stretch of Sulfurimonas autotrophica DSM 16294 DNA encodes these proteins:
- the rplU gene encoding 50S ribosomal protein L21: MYAIIKNGGKQYKVQEGDVLSLDKLSLEPEATIEIKEVLAVNAGELKMGAPYVDGAVVTAEVISEGRDKKVVIFKKRRRKDSKVKRGFRRDHTRVRITKIAA; encoded by the coding sequence ATGTACGCAATTATTAAAAATGGTGGTAAACAGTATAAAGTTCAAGAGGGTGATGTTCTTTCATTAGACAAATTATCTTTAGAACCTGAAGCTACTATCGAAATCAAAGAAGTTCTAGCAGTTAATGCTGGCGAACTTAAAATGGGAGCTCCGTATGTTGACGGTGCTGTTGTAACTGCTGAAGTTATCAGCGAAGGACGTGACAAGAAAGTTGTAATTTTCAAAAAACGTCGTCGTAAAGATAGTAAAGTAAAACGTGGTTTCAGAAGAGATCATACTCGTGTTCGTATCACAAAAATAGCTGCTTAA
- a CDS encoding Mrp/NBP35 family ATP-binding protein yields the protein MIKQEIIEDLLKQVIYPGFTKSIVHFDFVREIKIIEKEISITLSIPSTSIEIETQLRDEITTRIKTKTDMPVIVKILKPKMPKETSSNGKNVLPNIQNFVMVSSGKGGVGKSTTTVNLAIALAQQGKRVGLLDADIYGPNIPRMMGIADIQPVFLGKTIKPIPAHNIKVMSIGSLVERGASLIWKGAMVTQAIEQMLEDIEWGELDVLLFDMPPGTGDAQLALAQNLPVTAGVCVTTPQKVALDDTIRSMDMFKNLHIPIAGLVENMSGFICPSTSEEFDIFGKGTTQPLADAYETTVLGEIPIEPAIREGGDSGQPITIIAPNCETSKRYQNISTKLWNYLLKVNEDGGVNNEEIQPTIF from the coding sequence ATGATAAAGCAAGAAATTATTGAAGATTTATTAAAACAAGTAATATATCCAGGTTTCACTAAAAGTATAGTCCATTTTGATTTTGTTCGAGAAATCAAAATCATAGAAAAAGAGATCTCAATAACCCTCTCTATTCCATCTACTTCCATAGAAATAGAAACACAACTTAGAGATGAAATCACAACAAGAATTAAAACTAAAACAGATATGCCTGTTATTGTAAAAATTTTAAAACCAAAAATGCCAAAAGAGACAAGCTCTAATGGTAAAAACGTACTGCCAAACATTCAAAATTTTGTAATGGTTAGCAGCGGTAAAGGTGGTGTAGGTAAATCTACTACAACTGTTAACCTTGCTATTGCATTAGCGCAACAAGGCAAACGTGTCGGACTTTTAGATGCGGATATTTATGGTCCAAATATTCCTCGTATGATGGGTATAGCAGATATTCAACCCGTATTTTTAGGCAAAACTATAAAACCAATTCCTGCACATAACATAAAAGTTATGTCCATAGGTTCACTTGTTGAGAGAGGTGCCTCTCTTATATGGAAAGGTGCTATGGTCACACAAGCAATAGAACAGATGCTTGAAGATATAGAGTGGGGAGAGTTGGATGTCTTACTTTTTGATATGCCTCCTGGAACTGGTGATGCACAACTGGCTCTTGCACAAAACCTGCCGGTAACTGCAGGCGTATGCGTAACTACACCGCAAAAAGTAGCCCTAGATGACACTATACGCAGTATGGATATGTTTAAAAATCTTCATATCCCAATAGCTGGTTTAGTTGAAAATATGAGTGGTTTTATTTGCCCTAGTACAAGTGAAGAGTTTGACATCTTTGGAAAAGGAACAACACAACCTTTAGCTGATGCGTATGAAACAACCGTTTTAGGAGAAATCCCTATAGAACCTGCTATTCGTGAAGGTGGAGATAGTGGACAACCTATCACAATTATCGCACCAAATTGCGAAACATCTAAGCGCTATCAAAATATTTCTACAAAATTATGGAACTACCTACTAAAAGTCAATGAAGATGGTGGCGTTAATAATGAAGAGATTCAGCCTACCATTTTTTAG
- a CDS encoding 4Fe-4S dicluster domain-containing protein gives MANYGMAFDYKLCINCHACEVACKEENGIDLGAKNHRLWIQEDGATQGDFWNLETSEVKFMQMQCQECQDAPCMEACPNDAIYRDKNGIVRLYKEKCDLTMTCMEACPYDARYVDEKNHITDKCVFCADTRLARGETTTACQITCPAKLRYFGDLDDEKSEISRILKERKHFTLKSELGTKPKLFYLE, from the coding sequence ATGGCAAATTATGGGATGGCATTTGATTATAAATTATGTATAAATTGCCACGCATGTGAAGTGGCTTGTAAAGAAGAGAATGGTATAGATTTAGGCGCAAAGAATCATAGACTTTGGATTCAGGAAGATGGTGCAACACAAGGAGATTTTTGGAATCTTGAAACTTCAGAAGTAAAGTTTATGCAGATGCAGTGTCAAGAATGTCAAGATGCTCCCTGTATGGAAGCTTGTCCAAATGATGCTATATATAGAGATAAAAATGGTATTGTACGACTTTATAAAGAGAAATGTGATTTGACTATGACCTGTATGGAAGCCTGTCCCTATGATGCCAGATATGTTGATGAAAAAAATCATATAACGGATAAATGTGTATTTTGTGCAGATACGAGACTGGCTCGGGGTGAAACTACAACAGCATGTCAGATTACCTGTCCGGCAAAACTAAGATATTTTGGCGATTTGGATGATGAAAAGAGTGAGATTAGCAGAATATTAAAAGAGAGAAAGCATTTTACTTTAAAATCAGAGCTTGGCACAAAGCCAAAACTCTTTTATCTTGAATGA
- a CDS encoding molybdopterin-containing oxidoreductase family protein, translating to MKIIETSRRKFLQGSISLCVYATSSLANSCITIKTTAKRDAEDIPYLCNMCRNKCAGFARVENSTITKLNPNQYFPKSRNMLCPKGNAGIQAVYDKDRLKYPLIRIGERGSGRFKRVTWDEANEYIKDKLVKIIDEQKDNRSSLAYCNGEGFNKDEYIKFFGGKIGSANFLDEGSICLNTKLGATQLTIGDVGEMDVAGSDYLIISGANRYESLITPDSVDMLHTKQKLVVLDPRCTMTAIKADEFLPINPGTDLAFCLSMVYIAIKEKLYNAKYVKEQFDDFDKLQQHILSHKYTAKWAESKTHIPAEKIEQVTREFFSAKNPLYYLGRRSVWSQNDFQFRRAMVLINALAGSVNRKGGIIFGKPIKLNQEEIVEPLYNAAEGRFDLDGIIYGSSKGGSWLNFRDKVISKTAPYPVNAMFIRKHNLMQNMPNIAKTRKMLEMMDLVVVLDTMPSDTAMMADVILPECTYLEREDMVVSFNRLEPSLALRNEVIKPLYESKTMQDILKGLGKKLSVPLFEVSAKYDEDLQDSIAELGKVKAFEEGGYDLAELYKHSVARRNKNLIIKQFGEAVYNSLKTKGVWHPFIEKQKDLGNNLYEYYPEEKRYYSVDKKYRVKCYIEKLAKNGSDALPTWHDSYDFKVAKESFRMITGRYVTSTQTASTNNVMLRDIEATNHIWINDSVAKKLDIKEGDSVAVSSPISRVVIKAYPTNKIAPDVVWFAHGFGMDSEELTSAFGNGACDNQIIEDSFEKVYGCATMHHTDVQIRKL from the coding sequence ATGAAAATCATAGAAACTTCCAGAAGAAAATTTTTGCAGGGTAGCATTTCACTCTGTGTTTATGCTACTTCATCTCTTGCAAATTCATGCATTACTATAAAAACAACTGCTAAACGCGATGCAGAAGATATACCTTATCTTTGTAATATGTGTAGAAATAAGTGTGCTGGCTTTGCTAGAGTTGAAAATAGTACGATTACAAAACTCAATCCAAACCAATACTTTCCAAAATCAAGAAATATGCTTTGTCCAAAAGGAAATGCAGGGATTCAAGCTGTATATGATAAAGACAGACTTAAATACCCTCTTATTAGAATAGGGGAGAGAGGATCTGGCAGGTTTAAACGTGTTACTTGGGATGAAGCAAACGAATATATAAAAGATAAGTTAGTTAAGATAATTGACGAGCAAAAGGATAATCGCTCTAGCTTAGCTTATTGTAACGGAGAAGGTTTTAATAAAGATGAGTATATCAAATTTTTCGGTGGAAAAATAGGCAGTGCAAACTTTTTAGATGAGGGTTCTATCTGTTTAAATACCAAACTAGGTGCGACACAGCTTACAATTGGTGATGTTGGTGAGATGGATGTGGCTGGAAGTGATTACCTTATAATAAGTGGGGCAAATAGATATGAATCTCTAATCACTCCTGATAGTGTAGATATGCTTCACACAAAGCAAAAACTTGTTGTTTTAGATCCACGATGCACAATGACTGCTATAAAAGCAGATGAATTTTTACCTATAAATCCTGGAACTGATTTGGCATTTTGTTTAAGTATGGTTTATATTGCCATAAAAGAGAAACTCTATAATGCGAAATATGTAAAAGAACAGTTTGATGATTTTGATAAATTACAACAACATATACTGTCTCATAAATACACAGCAAAATGGGCAGAGAGTAAAACGCATATACCTGCAGAGAAAATAGAGCAGGTGACAAGAGAATTTTTTAGTGCCAAAAATCCACTCTATTATTTGGGTAGAAGAAGTGTCTGGTCTCAAAATGATTTTCAATTTCGTAGAGCCATGGTACTTATAAATGCACTTGCCGGAAGTGTAAACCGTAAAGGTGGCATTATTTTTGGAAAACCTATAAAGTTAAATCAGGAAGAGATCGTGGAACCTTTATATAATGCAGCAGAGGGAAGATTTGATTTAGATGGTATTATTTATGGCTCTAGTAAAGGGGGTAGTTGGTTAAACTTTAGAGATAAAGTCATCTCAAAAACTGCTCCTTATCCAGTAAATGCGATGTTTATACGAAAACATAACTTGATGCAAAATATGCCAAATATTGCAAAGACTAGAAAAATGCTGGAGATGATGGATTTAGTAGTAGTGCTTGATACTATGCCTAGTGATACAGCTATGATGGCGGATGTAATACTTCCGGAGTGTACTTATTTAGAGCGTGAAGATATGGTTGTGAGTTTTAACAGACTTGAACCATCATTGGCTTTGAGAAATGAAGTGATAAAACCGCTTTATGAGAGTAAAACTATGCAAGATATTTTAAAAGGCTTAGGCAAAAAACTCTCAGTTCCTCTTTTTGAAGTGAGTGCAAAATATGATGAAGATTTACAGGATAGTATAGCAGAGTTAGGAAAAGTAAAAGCTTTTGAAGAAGGTGGGTATGATTTAGCCGAGTTATATAAACACAGTGTAGCTAGACGAAATAAAAATCTTATTATAAAACAGTTTGGAGAAGCAGTCTATAACTCTTTAAAAACAAAAGGAGTTTGGCATCCGTTTATAGAGAAACAAAAAGATTTGGGAAATAATCTCTATGAATATTATCCAGAAGAGAAACGATACTACAGTGTAGATAAAAAATATAGAGTAAAGTGTTACATAGAAAAATTGGCAAAAAATGGAAGTGATGCACTCCCAACTTGGCATGATAGTTATGATTTTAAAGTAGCTAAAGAGAGTTTTAGAATGATAACAGGTCGTTATGTGACTTCTACGCAAACAGCCTCAACAAATAATGTAATGTTGCGAGATATAGAAGCAACGAATCATATCTGGATAAATGATAGTGTTGCAAAAAAACTAGATATAAAAGAGGGTGATAGTGTAGCGGTATCTAGTCCTATATCAAGAGTTGTCATTAAAGCATACCCTACCAATAAAATAGCACCGGATGTTGTTTGGTTTGCTCATGGTTTTGGTATGGATAGTGAAGAGTTGACGAGTGCTTTTGGGAATGGAGCTTGCGATAACCAGATAATAGAAGACAGTTTTGAGAAAGTCTATGGGTGCGCAACAATGCATCATACAGATGTACAGATAAGGAAGCTCTAA